A stretch of the Aggregicoccus sp. 17bor-14 genome encodes the following:
- a CDS encoding demethoxyubiquinone hydroxylase family protein, translated as MSRADTESVETLNSFLRGEISAVETYKKALGHVKEARLRTELEELERDHEARVAALRERIERLGGQPTESSGIWGALTELLQAGADALGEKAAIQALEQGEDHGLADYRRDVDHLHGEARRFARMELLPAQQRSHDRLSKLKKTLH; from the coding sequence ATGTCGCGCGCGGATACCGAATCGGTCGAGACCCTCAACTCGTTCCTGCGCGGGGAGATCTCCGCGGTGGAGACCTACAAGAAGGCCCTGGGCCACGTGAAGGAGGCCCGGCTGCGCACCGAGCTCGAGGAGCTGGAGCGCGACCACGAGGCGCGCGTGGCGGCGCTGCGCGAGCGCATCGAGCGGCTGGGCGGCCAGCCGACCGAGAGCTCGGGCATCTGGGGCGCCCTCACGGAGCTGCTGCAGGCGGGCGCCGACGCGCTCGGCGAGAAGGCAGCCATCCAGGCCCTGGAGCAGGGCGAGGACCACGGGCTCGCCGACTACCGGCGCGACGTGGACCACCTGCACGGCGAGGCGCGCCGCTTCGCGCGCATGGAGCTGCTGCCCGCACAGCAGCGCAGCCACGACCGGCTGAGCAAGCTCAAGAAGACGCTGCACTAG
- a CDS encoding type III polyketide synthase, translated as MSSPAHSLPAPALRAVARGLPPHYATQEQLIEAFRAAWAQKHFNVERLEDLHRAVQVTGRHLARPLADYAALQSFRARNDAWIEAALELGERVARDALGKAGLTPADVDQVFFVTVTGIATPSIDARLMNRLGLRPDVKRSPLFGLGCVAGAAGLARAADALRAWPRGVSLLLAVELCSLTLQREDLSIPNIIASGLFGDGAACAVLVGGERAAELTAQGVPAPRVVDTRSVFYPDSERVMGWDVVDTGFKVVLSAKVPQLVREHVRTDVDGFLSAHGLTRADVKHWVAHTGGPKVLEAFEGALELPPGALARSWASLKEVGNLSSASVLFVMSELLESGEAKAGDWGLMLAMGPGFCAELVLLRW; from the coding sequence ATGTCCAGCCCCGCGCACTCCCTTCCTGCCCCGGCGCTCCGCGCGGTGGCCCGGGGCCTTCCGCCCCACTACGCCACGCAGGAGCAGCTCATCGAGGCGTTCCGGGCGGCGTGGGCCCAGAAGCACTTCAACGTGGAGCGCCTGGAGGACCTGCACCGCGCGGTGCAGGTGACGGGGCGCCACCTCGCGCGCCCGCTCGCGGACTACGCCGCGCTGCAGAGCTTCCGCGCGCGCAACGACGCGTGGATCGAGGCGGCGCTGGAGCTGGGCGAGCGCGTGGCGCGCGACGCGCTCGGCAAGGCGGGGCTCACCCCGGCAGACGTGGACCAGGTGTTCTTCGTCACCGTGACGGGCATCGCCACGCCCAGCATCGACGCGCGCCTGATGAACCGGCTCGGCCTGCGCCCGGACGTGAAGCGCAGCCCCCTCTTCGGGCTGGGCTGCGTGGCGGGGGCAGCGGGGCTCGCGCGGGCGGCGGACGCGCTGCGCGCCTGGCCGCGCGGCGTGTCGCTGTTGCTCGCGGTGGAGCTGTGCTCGCTCACGCTGCAGCGCGAGGACCTCTCCATCCCCAACATCATCGCGAGCGGGCTCTTCGGCGACGGCGCGGCGTGCGCGGTGCTCGTGGGCGGCGAGCGCGCGGCGGAGCTCACGGCGCAGGGCGTCCCGGCCCCGCGCGTGGTGGACACCCGCAGCGTGTTCTACCCGGACAGCGAGCGCGTGATGGGCTGGGACGTGGTGGACACCGGCTTCAAGGTGGTGCTCAGCGCGAAGGTGCCGCAGCTGGTGCGCGAGCACGTGCGCACGGACGTGGACGGCTTCCTCTCCGCGCACGGCCTCACCCGCGCGGACGTGAAGCACTGGGTGGCGCACACCGGAGGGCCCAAGGTGCTGGAGGCCTTCGAGGGCGCGCTGGAGCTGCCGCCGGGAGCGCTCGCGCGCTCGTGGGCGAGCCTCAAGGAGGTGGGCAACCTGTCCAGCGCCTCGGTGCTCTTCGTGATGTCGGAGCTGCTCGAGAGCGGCGAGGCGAAGGCGGGCGACTGGGGGCTGATGCTCGCCATGGGCCCGGGCTTCTGCGCGGAGCTGGTGCTGCTGCGATGGTGA
- a CDS encoding isoprenylcysteine carboxyl methyltransferase family protein, protein MVTRHALFYGFMGLLALERGVELVLSRRNAQRAFARGGVETGQRHYRVMVVLHSLFLAACVLEVALLERPFPGLLGWAALALALGSQGLRYWAIATLGERWNSRIIVVPGLPPVTGGPYRFLRHPNYVAVVLELACVPLIHGAWVTALVFSAANAWLLRVRIRAEEAALGSSWAHAFEGRPRFLPEVPAARGNPATSHPERGAP, encoded by the coding sequence ATGGTGACGCGCCACGCCCTCTTCTACGGCTTCATGGGGCTGCTCGCGCTGGAGCGCGGGGTGGAGCTCGTGCTCTCGCGCCGCAACGCGCAGCGCGCCTTCGCCCGCGGGGGCGTGGAGACGGGGCAGCGCCACTACCGGGTGATGGTGGTGCTGCACTCGCTCTTCCTCGCGGCCTGCGTGCTGGAGGTGGCCCTGCTGGAGCGCCCCTTCCCGGGGCTGCTCGGCTGGGCGGCGCTCGCGCTCGCGCTCGGGTCGCAGGGCTTGCGCTACTGGGCCATCGCCACGCTGGGCGAGCGCTGGAACTCGCGCATCATCGTGGTGCCGGGCCTGCCTCCGGTCACGGGCGGGCCCTACCGCTTCCTGCGCCACCCCAACTACGTGGCCGTGGTGCTCGAGCTCGCGTGCGTGCCGCTCATCCACGGCGCGTGGGTGACGGCGCTCGTGTTCAGCGCGGCCAACGCGTGGCTGCTGCGCGTGCGCATCCGCGCCGAGGAGGCCGCGCTGGGCAGCAGCTGGGCGCACGCCTTCGAGGGCCGGCCGCGCTTCCTTCCCGAAGTCCCTGCAGCCAGAGGCAACCCTGCCACGTCCCATCCTGAACGAGGTGCACCGTGA
- a CDS encoding phosphopantetheine-binding protein, giving the protein MSGADVTGVREQEVLAEIRRIAAEELEWTRPVQPQDDLLRDLQLDSLGLTVLAVGLENRFRVRLTEEDSAGVLTVQDLMRLVATRTAETAAAAEQEVRP; this is encoded by the coding sequence GTGAGTGGCGCTGACGTGACTGGCGTGCGCGAGCAGGAGGTGCTCGCGGAGATCCGCCGCATCGCCGCCGAGGAGCTGGAGTGGACCCGGCCCGTGCAGCCGCAGGACGACCTGCTGCGCGACCTGCAGCTGGACAGCCTGGGGCTCACGGTGCTCGCGGTGGGGCTGGAGAACCGCTTCCGGGTGCGGCTCACCGAGGAGGACAGCGCCGGGGTGCTCACCGTGCAGGACCTGATGCGCCTGGTCGCGACGCGTACGGCGGAGACGGCCGCCGCGGCGGAGCAGGAGGTGCGCCCGTGA
- a CDS encoding fatty acyl-AMP ligase, producing MRGPALPTPRFDTLNDTLAAAAQTGHGLVFVDAAEREERLSWDEVHARARRTAAGLRELGVREGDRVALLLPTSPHFMDAFFGALLAGAVPVPLYPPVRLGRLEEYHRTTVRMLQLTGSCVVLTDSRVRLLLGPSVQAARPRLGCRTVDDVRERGGLVAPAAVSPEALGLIQFSSGSTVDPKPVALSHRVLMAQLAALHLEVPVPEGAPRVGVSWLPLYHDMGLVGCLLLAMYHPGDLVLIPPELFLARPGLWLRALSRHRGFISPAPNFAYGLCLKRVKDAELEGVDLSGWTQALNGAEPVSVETFRRFSERFGRWGFRASACRPVYGMSETALAVTFPPQGRGVRSLAVDAQVLAREGRASAGEGEAARHFASVGRPLAGFEVEVWGEDGQPLPEGRVGRIRVRGPSVMTGYFGLPEATVRALSADGWLDTGDLGFCEGGELFITGRAKDLVIVRGANHAPQAFEDPLEGVEGVRTGCAVALGFTPPGEEDEALLLLAERAGTGEAADDATVEEHIRQAVLAATGIRPHTVRLLAPGTLPRTSSGKLRRQEALRRYLAGELHPPKHMGAVGMAVEVARSALAFARAREG from the coding sequence GTGAGAGGCCCCGCGCTGCCCACGCCCCGCTTCGACACGCTCAACGACACGCTCGCGGCCGCGGCGCAGACCGGGCACGGGCTCGTGTTCGTGGACGCGGCCGAGCGCGAGGAGCGCCTGTCCTGGGACGAGGTCCACGCGCGCGCGCGGCGCACCGCCGCAGGGCTGCGCGAGCTGGGCGTGCGCGAGGGGGACCGGGTGGCGCTGCTCCTGCCCACCAGCCCCCACTTCATGGACGCCTTCTTCGGCGCGCTGCTCGCCGGCGCGGTGCCCGTGCCCCTCTACCCGCCGGTGCGCCTCGGGCGGCTCGAGGAGTACCACCGCACCACGGTGCGCATGCTGCAGCTCACGGGCAGCTGCGTGGTGCTCACGGACTCGCGCGTGCGCCTGCTGCTGGGGCCCAGCGTGCAGGCGGCGCGCCCGCGGCTGGGCTGCCGCACGGTGGACGACGTGCGCGAGCGCGGTGGGCTCGTGGCGCCGGCGGCCGTGTCTCCGGAGGCGCTCGGCCTCATCCAGTTCTCCAGCGGCTCCACGGTGGACCCGAAGCCGGTGGCCCTGAGCCACCGCGTGCTCATGGCCCAGCTCGCCGCGCTGCACCTCGAGGTGCCCGTGCCCGAGGGGGCGCCGCGCGTGGGCGTGAGCTGGCTGCCGCTGTACCACGACATGGGACTGGTGGGCTGCCTGCTGCTCGCCATGTACCACCCGGGCGACCTGGTGCTCATCCCGCCCGAGCTCTTCCTCGCGCGCCCCGGGCTGTGGCTGCGCGCGCTCTCGCGCCACCGCGGCTTCATCAGCCCCGCGCCCAACTTCGCCTACGGCCTGTGCCTCAAGCGGGTGAAGGACGCGGAGCTGGAGGGCGTGGACCTGAGCGGCTGGACGCAGGCGCTCAACGGCGCGGAGCCGGTGAGCGTGGAGACCTTCCGCCGCTTCAGCGAGCGCTTCGGGCGCTGGGGCTTCCGCGCGAGCGCGTGCCGCCCGGTGTACGGGATGAGCGAGACGGCGCTCGCCGTCACCTTCCCGCCGCAGGGGCGCGGGGTGCGCAGCCTGGCGGTGGACGCGCAGGTGCTCGCGCGCGAGGGGCGGGCCTCTGCCGGGGAGGGCGAGGCCGCGCGCCACTTCGCCTCGGTGGGCCGGCCGCTCGCGGGCTTCGAGGTGGAGGTGTGGGGCGAGGACGGCCAGCCCCTGCCCGAGGGCCGCGTGGGGCGCATCCGGGTGCGCGGGCCCAGCGTGATGACGGGCTACTTCGGGCTGCCGGAGGCCACGGTGCGCGCGCTGAGCGCGGACGGGTGGCTGGACACCGGAGACCTCGGCTTCTGCGAGGGCGGCGAGCTGTTCATCACGGGGCGCGCGAAGGACCTGGTCATCGTGCGCGGGGCGAACCACGCGCCGCAGGCCTTCGAGGATCCGCTCGAGGGCGTGGAGGGCGTGCGCACCGGGTGCGCGGTCGCGCTCGGCTTCACGCCGCCGGGCGAGGAGGACGAGGCGCTGCTGCTGCTCGCCGAGCGCGCGGGGACGGGCGAGGCGGCGGACGACGCAACGGTGGAGGAGCACATCCGGCAGGCGGTGTTGGCTGCCACCGGCATCCGCCCGCACACCGTGCGCCTGCTCGCCCCCGGCACGCTGCCGCGCACCAGCAGCGGCAAGCTGCGCCGCCAGGAGGCGCTGCGGCGCTACCTCGCCGGCGAGCTGCATCCGCCCAAGCACATGGGCGCGGTGGGCATGGCGGTGGAGGTGGCGCGCAGCGCGCTCGCGTTCGCGAGGGCGCGCGAGGGCTGA
- a CDS encoding NAD(P)/FAD-dependent oxidoreductase: MQLDCDIAIAGGGPAGLAAAVCAARAGLSAVVLERAFTPRDKACGEGLMPGGLAALERMGVLPHLDLRESAPYVGIRYVQEDGTQVEGRLPGGGGLGIRRLALSDALSARARELGVRLQERAQVTAHRRVPGGIEVDTAAGTLRARLLVAADGLASPLRHAEGLDVPVHGPRRFGLRRHFARPAWSPFVEVHFADGVEAYVTPAGTSRVGVAFLWEDGAAQKVSFESLLARFPVLQEQLAGTAPDSEARGAGPLARRARSRVADRFVLLGDAAGYVDACTGEGLSLAFTCAEALGQVLPGALAQGADARALAPYERAFRRAFRSYAWTAGALLFLARRPRARRAVIRSLSRHPQLFERLLRLAVV, encoded by the coding sequence ATGCAACTGGACTGCGACATCGCGATCGCCGGTGGAGGCCCCGCGGGGCTCGCGGCGGCCGTGTGCGCAGCCCGGGCGGGACTCAGCGCGGTGGTGCTCGAGCGCGCCTTCACTCCACGCGACAAGGCCTGCGGCGAGGGACTGATGCCCGGCGGGCTCGCGGCGCTCGAGCGCATGGGCGTGCTGCCCCACCTGGACCTGCGCGAGAGCGCGCCCTACGTGGGCATCCGGTACGTGCAGGAGGACGGCACCCAGGTGGAGGGACGGCTGCCGGGCGGGGGCGGGCTGGGCATCCGCCGGCTCGCGCTCTCGGACGCGCTCTCGGCCCGCGCGCGAGAGCTGGGCGTGCGGCTGCAGGAGCGCGCGCAGGTGACGGCGCACCGGCGCGTGCCGGGCGGCATCGAGGTGGACACGGCCGCGGGCACACTGCGCGCGCGGCTCCTGGTGGCGGCGGATGGGCTCGCGAGCCCGCTGCGCCACGCAGAGGGACTCGACGTGCCGGTGCACGGCCCGCGGCGCTTCGGGCTGCGGCGGCACTTCGCGCGGCCCGCGTGGAGCCCCTTCGTCGAGGTGCACTTCGCGGACGGCGTCGAGGCCTACGTGACGCCTGCAGGAACCTCACGCGTGGGCGTGGCCTTCCTGTGGGAGGACGGCGCCGCCCAGAAGGTGAGCTTCGAGTCACTCCTCGCGCGCTTCCCCGTGCTGCAGGAGCAGCTCGCGGGCACCGCGCCCGACTCGGAGGCGCGCGGGGCGGGGCCGCTCGCACGCCGCGCCCGCTCGCGCGTGGCGGACCGCTTCGTGCTGCTGGGAGATGCCGCGGGCTATGTAGATGCGTGCACGGGGGAGGGGCTGAGCCTCGCCTTCACCTGCGCGGAGGCACTCGGGCAGGTGCTGCCCGGAGCGCTCGCGCAGGGCGCAGACGCGCGCGCACTCGCTCCCTACGAGCGCGCGTTCCGCCGGGCCTTCCGGAGCTACGCGTGGACCGCCGGGGCGCTGCTCTTCCTCGCGCGCCGGCCCCGCGCGCGCAGGGCCGTCATCCGCTCTCTCTCCCGCCACCCGCAGCTCTTCGAGCGCCTGCTCCGGCTCGCCGTGGTCTGA
- a CDS encoding DUF1993 family protein, with product MAISMYSASVPVFLKMLGNMQTWLGKAAAFAETKKFDPNTLLTARLAPDMLPFKNQIQIACDSAKLGVARLAAAEAPKFEDNEATLKELEARIAKTIDYLKTVKAEQVDGSEERPISVPRRTGEPLQFTGEAYLKGHALPNFFFHATMTYALLRHNGVDLGKADYLGGR from the coding sequence ATGGCGATTTCCATGTACTCGGCCAGCGTCCCCGTCTTCCTGAAGATGCTCGGCAACATGCAGACGTGGCTGGGCAAGGCGGCGGCGTTCGCGGAGACGAAGAAGTTCGACCCGAACACGCTGCTCACCGCGCGGCTCGCGCCGGACATGCTGCCCTTCAAGAACCAGATCCAGATCGCCTGTGACTCGGCGAAGCTCGGCGTGGCGCGGCTCGCAGCCGCCGAGGCCCCGAAGTTCGAGGACAACGAGGCCACGCTCAAGGAGCTCGAGGCGCGCATCGCGAAGACCATCGACTACCTGAAGACGGTGAAGGCCGAGCAGGTCGACGGCAGCGAGGAGCGGCCCATCAGCGTGCCGCGCCGCACGGGCGAGCCGCTGCAGTTCACCGGCGAGGCGTACCTGAAGGGCCACGCCCTGCCGAACTTCTTCTTCCACGCGACCATGACCTACGCCCTGCTGCGCCACAACGGCGTGGACCTGGGCAAGGCCGACTACCTCGGCGGGCGCTGA
- a CDS encoding serine hydrolase encodes MSSPTLSAPGVTVALTEGGVHRVLHGDAQGIYALGTLTPTFTGALLAVLASRGELQLDTPLSALIPRGLLPDEAAGSLTLAQLATHTAGLPWLPPNLGAHRPEDPLGAFTALHFGELLRGLHPVKPPPHPYAESLVGAGILGHALGRRAGVNYAHAVRDHVCTPLGLTDTNARPTDEQQPRVRAGHDARGRPLPAWTFPALPGAGALYSSAGDLLRFLDAQLGHAPLSAALRLTHVPRARAGRRQVGLGWLIDEGPVLWRSSVLGGFSAFLGFAPQRDRGVVVLSDHGRSRIDAFLRREPLVKAGLSMLHQA; translated from the coding sequence ATGTCCTCCCCCACACTGTCCGCTCCTGGCGTCACCGTCGCCCTCACCGAGGGTGGCGTGCACCGGGTGCTGCACGGGGACGCCCAGGGCATCTACGCGCTGGGCACGCTGACGCCGACCTTCACCGGGGCGCTGCTCGCGGTGCTCGCATCGCGCGGCGAGCTGCAGCTGGACACACCGCTCTCCGCGCTCATCCCGCGCGGCCTGCTGCCGGACGAGGCCGCGGGAAGCCTCACGCTGGCGCAGCTCGCCACGCACACCGCAGGGCTGCCCTGGCTTCCGCCGAACCTCGGCGCGCACCGGCCGGAGGATCCGCTCGGCGCCTTCACGGCGCTGCACTTCGGTGAGCTGCTGCGAGGCCTGCACCCGGTGAAGCCCCCGCCGCATCCCTATGCGGAATCACTCGTGGGCGCGGGCATCCTCGGCCACGCCCTGGGGCGGCGCGCGGGCGTGAACTACGCGCACGCGGTGCGCGACCACGTGTGCACGCCGCTCGGGCTCACGGATACCAACGCGCGTCCGACGGACGAGCAGCAGCCGCGGGTGCGCGCGGGACACGATGCGCGCGGGCGCCCGCTGCCCGCGTGGACCTTCCCGGCGCTGCCCGGGGCGGGGGCGCTGTACTCGAGCGCGGGCGACCTCTTGCGCTTCCTCGACGCGCAGCTGGGCCATGCGCCGCTCTCCGCGGCGCTGCGCCTCACGCACGTGCCGCGCGCGAGGGCGGGGCGCCGGCAGGTGGGGCTCGGCTGGCTCATCGATGAAGGTCCGGTGCTCTGGCGCAGCTCCGTGCTCGGAGGTTTCTCGGCATTCCTCGGCTTCGCGCCGCAGCGAGACCGCGGCGTCGTGGTGCTTTCGGACCACGGCCGCTCGCGCATCGACGCGTTCCTGCGCCGCGAGCCGCTCGTGAAGGCCGGGCTCTCGATGCTCCACCAAGCGTAG
- a CDS encoding LysR family transcriptional regulator: protein MELRHLRYFVAVARELSFTRAARRLHMAQPPLSQQIKDLEHELGSALFERAGRTVLLSEAGRELLPEALDILERVERLQERATRRARGEQGALSVALISSFATPRFAAMLRDFQRRHPGVLITLGDHPSSWQLEALGRGALDVGFLRPPRKPPANLRTHVLRREAMRLAVPQAHPLAKQPVAEWRALEGEPLILIESGASGDYYGAFFERCRHAGFEPSVRQTTHNVATQVWLVSAGLGIAPMPTTPDVERYPGVAFVDLPRDAPVGETAIAWRGSDESPALRRFVDFAREALSPR, encoded by the coding sequence ATGGAGCTGCGCCACCTTCGCTACTTCGTCGCCGTCGCGCGCGAGCTGAGCTTCACGCGCGCCGCGCGCCGCCTGCACATGGCGCAGCCGCCCTTGAGTCAGCAGATCAAGGACCTGGAGCACGAGTTGGGCAGCGCCCTCTTCGAGCGCGCCGGGCGCACCGTGCTCCTGAGCGAGGCGGGCCGCGAGCTGCTGCCCGAGGCGCTGGACATCCTGGAGCGCGTGGAGCGGCTGCAGGAGCGCGCGACGCGGCGCGCCCGTGGCGAGCAGGGCGCGCTCTCGGTGGCGCTCATCTCCTCCTTCGCCACCCCGCGCTTCGCCGCCATGCTGCGCGACTTCCAGCGCCGGCACCCGGGCGTGCTCATCACCCTGGGAGACCACCCCTCCAGCTGGCAGCTGGAGGCACTGGGGCGCGGCGCGCTGGACGTGGGCTTCCTGCGCCCGCCGCGCAAGCCCCCCGCCAACCTGCGCACCCACGTGCTGCGCCGCGAGGCGATGCGCCTCGCCGTTCCGCAGGCCCACCCGCTCGCGAAGCAGCCCGTCGCCGAGTGGCGCGCGCTGGAGGGCGAGCCGCTCATCCTCATCGAGTCGGGCGCCTCGGGCGACTACTACGGCGCCTTCTTCGAGCGCTGCCGCCACGCGGGCTTCGAGCCCAGCGTGCGGCAGACCACACACAACGTGGCCACGCAGGTGTGGCTGGTCTCCGCCGGGCTGGGCATCGCCCCCATGCCCACCACTCCGGACGTGGAGCGCTACCCGGGCGTCGCCTTCGTGGACCTGCCGCGCGACGCACCCGTGGGCGAGACGGCCATCGCCTGGCGCGGCTCGGACGAGTCCCCTGCCCTGCGGCGCTTCGTGGACTTCGCCCGCGAGGCGCTCTCTCCGCGCTGA
- a CDS encoding MFS transporter yields the protein MATPAAALSTLDTPAAPGAQPVQLSRRLLGMLTATTVLAVGNVYYCQPLLGEIASAFHQSAASTGRIPMLCQLGYVMGLLFLTPLGDVLEKRRLLVGLLLLSAVALGMAGLAPTFPLFLAACLGLGLTSVLVQVLIPFVAVLSSPQERARNLGTILSAALIGVLVSRTLAGFVAAHLGWRGVFFVGAATMLVMAGCLRLGLPHYASTARLRYPQLLHSVWRLFRELPALRAIALTGALMYASLSAFWASLAFYLQSDTFHMGPGTAGLFGLVGAVGALAANVAGRNAERIGARRIVQGCILLMLAAWAVFAGVGATWAGLIAGVVLLDLGAQAATVSNQTEIYRIHPEAQTRLNTIYKVFYFVGGACGSALSALAWDLGGWRAVCAVGAGFLLLALAWERSRPVPVRA from the coding sequence ATGGCCACCCCCGCTGCCGCCCTCTCCACGCTCGACACGCCTGCGGCTCCGGGTGCACAGCCCGTCCAGCTGAGCCGGCGCCTGCTGGGGATGCTCACGGCGACGACGGTGCTGGCGGTAGGCAACGTGTACTACTGCCAGCCGCTGCTCGGGGAGATCGCCAGCGCCTTCCACCAGTCCGCGGCGAGCACGGGCCGCATCCCGATGCTGTGCCAGCTCGGCTACGTGATGGGGCTGCTCTTCCTCACCCCGCTCGGGGACGTGCTGGAGAAGCGCCGCCTGCTGGTGGGGCTCCTGCTGCTCTCCGCGGTGGCGCTGGGGATGGCGGGGCTCGCGCCCACCTTCCCGCTCTTCCTCGCGGCGTGCCTGGGGCTGGGGCTCACCTCCGTGCTGGTGCAGGTGCTCATCCCCTTCGTCGCGGTGCTCAGCTCGCCACAGGAGCGCGCGCGCAACCTGGGCACCATCCTGAGCGCGGCGCTCATCGGCGTGCTCGTCTCGCGCACGCTCGCGGGCTTCGTGGCGGCGCACCTGGGCTGGCGCGGGGTGTTCTTCGTGGGCGCGGCGACGATGCTGGTGATGGCAGGCTGCCTGCGCCTGGGCCTGCCGCACTACGCGTCCACCGCGCGCCTGCGCTACCCGCAGCTCCTGCACTCGGTGTGGCGGCTGTTCCGCGAGCTGCCGGCGCTGCGCGCCATCGCCCTCACCGGCGCGCTGATGTACGCGTCGCTCTCGGCCTTCTGGGCCTCGCTCGCCTTCTACCTGCAGAGCGACACCTTCCACATGGGCCCGGGCACGGCGGGCCTCTTCGGCCTGGTGGGGGCGGTGGGCGCGCTCGCGGCGAACGTGGCGGGGCGCAACGCGGAGCGCATCGGGGCGCGGCGCATCGTGCAGGGCTGCATCCTCCTGATGCTCGCGGCCTGGGCGGTGTTCGCGGGCGTGGGCGCCACCTGGGCGGGGCTCATCGCCGGCGTGGTGCTGCTGGACCTGGGCGCGCAGGCGGCCACGGTGTCCAACCAGACGGAGATCTACCGCATCCACCCCGAGGCCCAGACGCGCCTCAACACCATCTACAAGGTCTTCTACTTCGTGGGCGGTGCGTGCGGCTCGGCGCTCAGCGCGCTCGCGTGGGACCTGGGCGGCTGGCGCGCGGTGTGCGCGGTCGGCGCAGGCTTCCTCCTGCTCGCGCTCGCGTGGGAGCGCAGCCGGCCGGTGCCGGTACGCGCGTAA